In one Bufo gargarizans isolate SCDJY-AF-19 chromosome 11, ASM1485885v1, whole genome shotgun sequence genomic region, the following are encoded:
- the LOC122922080 gene encoding uncharacterized protein LOC122922080 isoform X2 codes for MGKALLSGFIFLLVHKAALSEKSCGATINVQHIEGGQVTLPVDEIGIRNISWRRASELTYITRTEPGKLHLIQSSPYKVRLNVTADGSLIITKLHKGDQGLYRAEIVRRTLDHCVQLYDLKVPGAEELVDYKALNLARLILSVFLVVIICCVLIHHLMESST; via the exons ATGGGGAAAGCCTTGTTATCTGGCTTTATATTTCTTTTAGTTCATAAAG CTGCATTAAGTGAAAAATCCTGTGGAGCAACAATCAATGTGCAGCATATAGAAGGAGGACAGGTGACTCTACCTGTAGATGAAATTGGGATCAGAAACATTTCCTGGAGAAGAGCGAGTGAACTGACCTATATTACTAGAACAGAGCCAGGAAAGCTTCACCTCATTCAAAGTAGTCCATATAAAGTACGCCTCAATGTCACAGCAGATGGATCCCTCATAATTACCAAACTCCACAAAGGAGACCAAGGACTGTACAGAGCAGAAATAGTGAGAAGAACATTGGACCACTGCGTACAGCTCTATGACCTCAAGGTGCCCG GAGCAGAAGAACTGGTAGATTACAAAGCATTAAACTTGGCTCGTCTGATACTATCTGTGTTCTTGGTTGTTATCATCTGCTGTGTGTTGATCCACCACCTGATGGAGTCTTCCACATAG
- the LOC122922080 gene encoding uncharacterized protein LOC122922080 isoform X1 — protein MRPVPGLHKCFSIMQIGIRLVTRTYKAERIMTLDGNSSHCFSIFLSRKSGVICRTLSSQNTALSEKSCGATINVQHIEGGQVTLPVDEIGIRNISWRRASELTYITRTEPGKLHLIQSSPYKVRLNVTADGSLIITKLHKGDQGLYRAEIVRRTLDHCVQLYDLKVPGAEELVDYKALNLARLILSVFLVVIICCVLIHHLMESST, from the exons ATGAGACCAGTCCCTGGGCTGCATAAATGCTTCTCTATAATGCAGATAGGAATACGGCTGGTAACACGTACATACAAAGCAGAAAGAATCATGACACTGGATGGAAACTCGAGCCACTGCTTTTCGATATTTCTCAGCAGGAAGTCTGGGGTCATTTGTAGGACATTGTCGTCACAAAACA CTGCATTAAGTGAAAAATCCTGTGGAGCAACAATCAATGTGCAGCATATAGAAGGAGGACAGGTGACTCTACCTGTAGATGAAATTGGGATCAGAAACATTTCCTGGAGAAGAGCGAGTGAACTGACCTATATTACTAGAACAGAGCCAGGAAAGCTTCACCTCATTCAAAGTAGTCCATATAAAGTACGCCTCAATGTCACAGCAGATGGATCCCTCATAATTACCAAACTCCACAAAGGAGACCAAGGACTGTACAGAGCAGAAATAGTGAGAAGAACATTGGACCACTGCGTACAGCTCTATGACCTCAAGGTGCCCG GAGCAGAAGAACTGGTAGATTACAAAGCATTAAACTTGGCTCGTCTGATACTATCTGTGTTCTTGGTTGTTATCATCTGCTGTGTGTTGATCCACCACCTGATGGAGTCTTCCACATAG
- the LOC122922077 gene encoding posterior protein-like, producing MELAYSYVKKYASAKYHSCADEPLKSQVNALLSQCQQHNDELQSRPLTKKGNKEKLANEIAVLLRITEISEQMGEQWRAERSQLGEQIEKVGDNLRSIATASSVEMNDLRATVCNLSEKNCELQEQLEQCNANFDMKSRLVGSLQLKLSHMEELVMSLERKLEDANSQLLRKEQWILSLNERKKKCPSANICTVTDVNTSNEVALTNAPGYLGEGTRVLTINEKLTLCQILGEFNTLESPVCLSNKFEAIVQKYTLTDKDACSLLKAWVPAPLAAQVSAYENDNLDAEGRMKELQRVLKSRDDRGINALQRMRFRRGDDPILFCNQYLSLYKRVYNCPGMSADDPSFIYSMANICYVNYPNRIALRNANSYQSFINTLRDWCEESSDGYRSDADISVVSRGTRRKKFIRCYKCHRPGHIQRFCRTPDISSLIPDDKSISTQDKESMPQEPDVMDNSLGESGNAEGQKEEVSANNGPHPPNSQQPWGTSIPMFAPWANLPFWLVCSWSQIALPFFITNMANFVSNACLV from the coding sequence ATGGAACTGGCCTATAGTTATGTTAAGAAATATGCCTCTGCCAAGTATCATTCCTGTGCAGATGAACCTCTTAAGAGTCAAGTTAATGCGTTGTTGTCTCAGTGTCAGCAACATAATGATGAGCTGCAGAGTAGACCGCTTACAAAAAAAGGTAACAAGGAGAAATTGGCTAACGAAATTGCGGTATTGCTCAGAATCACAGAAATTTCTGAGCAAATGGGGGAGCAATGGAGAGCAGAAAGGAGTCAACTTGGAGAGCAGATAGAGAAAGTTGGAGATAATCTTAGGAGCATTGCAACTGCCTCCAGTGTTGAAATGAATGACTTGAGGGCTACAGTGTGCAATTTATCCGAAAAAAATTGTGAGCTCCAAGAACAATTGGAACAATGCAATGCAAACTTTGACATGAAGAGTAGGCTTGTTGGTTCATTGCAACTAAAATTATCTCATATGGAGGAATTGGTAATGTCTTTGGAGAGGAAATTGGAAGATGCAAACTCCCAGCTACTTAGAAAGGAGCAATGGATATTATCCCTCAATGAACGGAAGAAAAAGTGTCCATCAGCCAATATTTGTACTGTCACTGATGTGAATACATCCAATGAGGTGGCATTAACAAATGCTCCTGGATATTTAGGGGAGGGCACTAGAGTACTCACAATTAATGAAAAACTTACATTGTGCCAGATTCTGGGTGAGTTTAATACACTGGAGTCACCCGTGTGCCTGTCTAATAAATTTGAGGCTATTGTACAGAAATACACTTTGACTGATAAAGATGCATGCTCTCTTCTAAAGGCTTGGGTACCAGCACCTCTAGCAGCCCAGGTATCTGCATATGAGAATGATAACTTAGATGCAGAGGGAAGGATGAAAGAACTGCAGCGTGTGTTAAAGAGTCGTGATGATAGAGGGATAAATGCGTTACAAAGAATGAGATTTAGAAGAGGAGATGACCCTAtattgttctgtaaccaatatctTTCACTGTACAAACGTGTTTATAACTGTCCTGGTATGTCTGCTGATGATCCGAGCTTCATATACTCAATGGCCAATATCTGTTATGTGAACTATCCTAATAGGATTGCCCTCAGAAATGCCAATTCATACCAGAGCTTTATCAATACACTTAGAGACTGGTGTGAAGAATCCAGTGATGGGTATAGATCAGATGCAGATATATCAGTAGTGAGCAGAGGTACAAGAAGGAAGAAATTCATCAGGTGTTACAAATGTCACAGACCAGGGCACATTCAGAGATTTTGTAGAACCCCCGATATTTCCAGCCTGATACCAGATGATAAAAGTATATCCACCCAGGACAAGGAAAGCATGCCACAGGAGCCTGATGTCATGGATAACAGCCTTGGGGAGTCAGGAAATGCTGAGGGGCAAAAGGAGGAGGTTTCAGCTAACAATGGCCCCCATCCTCCGAATAGCCAACAGCCATGGGGGACGAGCATACCAATGTTTGCACCCTGGGCTAATCTTCCATTTTGGCTGGTATGCAGTTGGTCCCAAATAGCATTACCATTTTTCATAACAAATATGGCAAACTTTGTGAGCAATGCCTGCTTAGTTTAG